Below is a window of Macadamia integrifolia cultivar HAES 741 chromosome 8, SCU_Mint_v3, whole genome shotgun sequence DNA.
CAGGAAACAAAGATGATGAAAGAAATGAATGGATTAGGCTACAGTTTTATACTTACAGATAACCTTACATTTGAGTACTTTATCCTGAACATAAAATCCTGGCATCACCATGACCTTGACACGAGCAGGAGTTTGGTGTTTCTGTCTCTCAGCAAAAATATCCTCCATGTAGATGGGATCAAAGTTTCTGTTCTCTTCAATCCTTAAGATCCCAAGCTGCGGATTGAAAGAGAATGCAAGTAAATGTAGCAACCAGATGCACTTTGTGGCAACAAAAAAAGATTGAAGTAACTGTTCAGGCCATGGTCTGGTCCAATTCAGTGTTGAAATAATGCTACTCATCTTCTGATCACAAAACCTACTGAATTCTTCACTGTAATACTTGGTTCCCTTCCTCAGTACTTCATTCCAGCTCAAATTTCTCAGTGCAATAAACGATGAGAACTGTGCTTGGCGATCTTCATTAGGGTCCAAAAATTTTGGTGAGCCATTCTTCTGGAACACGCAGTTCTCAAAGTCCTGGTAGAGTGACTGGTTTATGAGAGCTTCTAAATGATAAAATAGAGCTTTTGAGTGCTTGGCATTTAGAGTCAGGTTATATGGCTGCAGAATCAAATTTAGCTTCTCCATCAAATTGCTATCAGTTTCTTCAATCTGGTCAACTAGAGTCTTGCAGAACTGTTTTACTGACAATCTTGCTTCTGATACTATTTGCAAGAAACCCTCCACCATGACTTCATGGCGTACAAGCATGGCGTTTTCACCGTTCCCATCAATTGATTTCACTCCCTTCGCCAGATTACTAGGATTTTCTGGAACTTGGGTATCCCTTCCATGCACTAGAGTTTGTTTCACAGACTTCTTTAACTCTTCACAGTAGGTCTCTAAGTACTCCAACTTCTGTTTCAGCTCCCCGAAGGAAGATTTCATCTCTGCAACCTCCGTTAAAGCAGCATCTCTGTTCTCATTGGCCTCAATTAGTTCCTTTTTCAAGGATTCAATTGACATCATCCCTAGATCCTTGAAAATCTGAGTAACTTCTTCGGATTCTGCTCTGTTCGGGGAGGTTTCgttcttttgcttcttctttaaCCGAGGAAACAACCATGAGAAGATGGGTCCTCTTTGTTTTGATTGTGGCTGAGCTGATAAGTGGGAATCTGTTAATGGCACCACCGTATTAGAATTCTTGGTGTTCTTGGTACCATTATCGGTTTCAGAACTGATAACCGCAGGCTTGCATCCATTACAAGTCGTCACTGTCTTGAAGTCTCCCGATCCAGTTCTCCTGCTCGACTTGAAGAAATCGGTTCCAGGTGATGCTTGAAGGATTGAATTGTGGTTTGGACAAGAACTGATAACAGATTTACGATCTTCAGATGGAGAGATTTGGGCGTCCTTACCAAATGGACCAGGACTAAACCCCTTTATGCAGGAGGAAGTTTCCTTCCTAATGTCGGATGGATCAGCATCATCGTCTTCTTCCCCTTCTAGCCTGTAAGCATCCCAGTTTCCAGACAATGTTCTGTTCTCCAGTCGAATCTGTTGATACCCAGGTAATGGTTCCTCTCCATAACTCTGTTCAAAACTAGCCCAACTCAGTGGAACATGCAAAAGATGATGAACACAAGGGTTTTGAATCGTGATCACTGCTattaatgagattaaaatgtGCGGGTTCCATTAAATTATATTCTCAAAACATTAAAGGATCCCATTAGTGGCAAGTGCTAACCACCACAATTACAGTTCATTAAAGTTAccaattttgaaaacaaaatcaaaattaagtTTTAACAATTAAAAGTAGGGGCAGAATTCATAGAAATTCAAACTCACAGGTGTGAAAACAGGGTAATCTTCAGCGGAAAACTGACAAGAAGGTCGTGAAATATTAGGAGAGACACATCCAGGCAATCTGATATTTGCAGGGCTGCTTCCTTGCATCAAAGCAGCATGGAGGGCTCTCAGCTCGACGGCTTTCGCAATGGCAGATTGAATTTCTTGCCGGCTTACTTCATTGTTTTGAAAAGTttgtgcagcagcagcagccattaaAGAACATAAAAGTTGCAccagaaccaaaaaaaaatctgactCAGAAGAGAAAACCAGATTTATTTGAAGAAATTCTCAAGAGTAAGAGAAGTGTAGGAGAAGATGGAAAAGGGTATCAAACGGTTGGACTTGATTCGCAGAGAGAAttatcatatccattgaagaatTTGGAGAGCCAGAAAAAATGATGGAAGGAGAGGATTCTGAAATCTAATGGGTTTTGTCTTTGTTCGAATGGTTTagtggtaattggaatgagaagatgaatggaaaagaaaaaataagagcaAAGCGAGAAGCAGAAGAGTAGTAGCTTTTACTCCATGGAAGAGAAGCAGAAGAGAAGCAGAAGAGAAGTAGCTTTTACTCCATGGAAACGTGGGTGGATTTCgatttaccaaaatacccctcttttCCTAAAATAATTATACGAAGACATCATGTGATGGCGATGGCGTTCAGCCTTTTCTTACTTTATCGATCCATTTGAGGAACACGTGGCGGCAATGAAACCAAAGCTGGTCCACGTTGAATTCAGGACTGATTTCATGGATCTATCCGGAACCAAAACCATTTCATGGCCCTTTTTCTCCGCAGACAATAATTAGTATctgattcggtttggtttgattcgattcGATCTTAATcccttatttctattttaattttattccgGATACGATATGTGCAAACCGAAATTGAACTAAAAAAATGAATACTTTTCATAATCTTAAATTGAAACCGAATCaaagatgaaataaaaactaaaatcttAGAACTCTTACTTTTTTGCTTTTCATGGTTTAACATAATTTAAGTTTAATTCACGTGATAACTCAATCCAACATGATTTTAAAATTATATCGATTGAAATCAACTGGattgaattgatatcagatcaatcGATCAATACAAATCTAATGGCATggtttaagggtaaaatgattttttcttttaaactttaattcatattgatattgattgGGATTGATCCCAACTTTTAAAACCttaattcaaattaaaaatttttaatataaaatcaaaatcgaaccaaattggatgaaattttaatttccaaAACCTCCAGTCTATTAGACTCGGTTCAGGTTTTTAGTTCCACCCTTGGAAATtacctcttcttccttttggaTATGTAACTTAGGAAAATAATAGGGGGCATTTACGTCCATTAAAAAGTTCACCGAGTTGTCGCCAAAAGGTAGTGGTGGACGGAAAAATCCAAGAGATTCTAAACAGTGGCGGGCCAGGCGGCTTCGTTACTTTTCCTTCAAGGCTGAACTGAACAGTGAATCGCGTGCAACTATTGGGGGGACCAAATAGTCCTTCATCAGTGATTTAACTTACGAAATTGCcctctcacctcattagtgagaatttatttttccgtACAAGTTGATGCtagtttggactttggactttGGACTTTGGAAAGTTACAGGAATCTCATATACCCACCATGTGGTGGGGGGGTGGGGCGGGGGGGTGGAGCTTCACTTCATTTGTGTGCTCTCTTTACCATTTGTTCAATTAACATTTTTCGGAAAAATAATTTGTTTAGGATTGGTACATGGTGGGACTATGAGAATGCTAACTAGTTATTGAAAGGGTGGGGAAGAAGAGGTTCAAAATCCTATTATCTCAATGATTCCCTTATTGACGAATGGTTGATCTGTTTTTTCTAATATTCTAAAGCTACATTTGGAAGTCATTCAATTCCAAAAACGActtttcatgttaaaaatataatttttaggttttgtATCAAAATGttgtttaataaaaaataaaaaaaatgtttggtgAAACTGTTTCAATAACGATTATCCTAATTGTTCATTTTTGTTGTATTTGAAACGAAACTAAATTAACATAACAATGTTTCGTCGTTtcatcattttgcgtttctagcaggtttttttttttttttcttgaaaaaaatcgaaaaacagcaatttgacaccaaacgctttattccgccTTTTTATATCCATAAAACGGAAAAACgttttgactaccaaacacaacctaagagTCTCATCCAAAAATCAAAGCCAAATAGTGAAAAATATTCTCTCTAGAATGAAGGACGTTTCACATtttcataacttttttttttttcaaaccaatatttcatttttcctttctaacTTTCTTCGACCAACCGCACTACAAAAGGGGGAGAACCATATAGGTTTGTCAACTTCCACACGCATAAAAAGCTTTTTCTTTGGTTTATTAAGATCACTTTTAGTGCATTAAGAAGACCAAAATGATACTAAACTTGTCCATCAAGCTACAAAGGTCCTTGTTTACTTCAGTGATGATAGTACgccttaaaaaataaagattattTTAGAAAGTAGTGACCACTTTATTTGGTGGGTCTCTCCCAAATGTTTGATTACTCTTGAGGGCGGTTCTAAAATGGATGATTCtactaatttaaaaaaatattgaatcttTTTATTCTTCGGGCACCGAAAGAAAAAAAGCGaaagaaatatgaagaaaatTCTTTTGGCAAAAGTTTACTCTCATggtttattaaaaaagaatcttcttaAAAAGCACACCTTCGACGAAAGGTAGAAAGTAGTGTGACTAATATGAACGATAATCGATTAGTTGTTTCAAATCTCACTGTCCATTTTAAGATTGAATCAATGACTCAGTTGCAccctcaaattcaattatttacatTCACATTTGATGTCATATATCTTCTCTGTATATCCATGCATCCTCttgataattttagatttttaattatttattttgtaacttTGCAAACTTGGACtggtctaaaatttgacatgtgaaatAAGGACCTTGGGTTAAAATGTTAACCCCACCTGACCTTCCAAGGGAAAATTAAAATGcttattaaatttatttattttttccttaagTCTACATAGAAAAATCAAGCCCTTCTTCTGGGCCATATGGTTTTAATCTTATACAAGAAGAGACCCTCGTAAGATAAATTGATAATACCTCGAGATGAGGTTTGTAGGGATTACAATTTCATGTAAGGGTGCATATTTAGTCATGGACCGAGGATTGGACCTTATGTTCACTCTTATATTGCTATGCCTTAAGCCGATGAATCTTATCCATAAAAGTCCATGGAATAATTTGTGCATTTATGCAAATTATCCCCAATATACCTTGCACAAGGAAACTAACTCTTTACTCTTTATGAGAGCTTTCTGGTCAGTGGTGTTCTTAAATAACAAAATCACTCTTAAAAAGcctcttttattttgatttactATCTTTTTTAAAGGTTGTTTTGGGGTAAAATCGCTCTTAAAAACCTAAAAACAAAGAGAGGTTATTCTTCGGAATTATCATTTTATAGGGTTATGAAGAAACGTATAAAGACgataacaaattaaagtattaTGTTCTTAGAATCTAAGATATATACATTAGTCAACGGATTATTCACATAGGATTCTTCCTATGATGGATTTCAATGTAATAGTTTGTCTTGTCCTTGTCATTTATTTCATCTTAATTTTGAATGCGACATCAATGATCCAAATCGTCGTAAAAATGCGATAAACTATGAAGTTGCTGCTTTTAATTTCAAAGGCATAAAACTTCTTAAAAATTGATTACTATTTAGGTTAAATTTTGCAATATATGCTCAAGTAAAATATTAACGATTCAAGTATAAGTCCACGATGCATTTAATCACTAtatattgtcattttttgggtaaaaaaacaTATATCATCTTTTATACAATTAGATCATACAAACATGGGATTCTTTTGATTGTCCTTGATTTTATTGCCAAAAGTTATTTAAGTCAAGGATAAGGAAgagttttaaaaattttctgaaattaattttctattataTCATTTTCAAGAGATGTCATTATTTTACAAGTTTTACCTTCATTATAAGAACACAAATATGTCTAAAATAAAAGGCCAACagaagggggaaaagaaaaaagaggtaAGAATACAAAATATTTGACACCTTAATAGATGTTGCATGAAAATccatttaaaaataattaagtacaaaatttcattttattgtttACAACAAATGTTCTATGCTATTATATGCTATTAcaacaaattttaaaacaacatATTGATTATTATCATAATTACATgacatgatttaaaaaaaaaaaaaaaaaaaaacagcagtCCTTTTTAAGTAATATTTTACTTTAGCAAGAGCCTTAAAACTAAATTGGCCTTCATCCAACTATAAGGAAAGACATGTGGATAGAGTGGCAATGGGTCAGCTTGGGTCCGCTTGGGTCAATGCGGTATGATCAGGGTCAACCGAACCAATTAAGAATCAATTGTATACAACTTGGACCAAGGAGGAAGAAATAagataaatagaaagaaagcaGATATTGAGTAGATCAGCAGGTTGCTTCTTTCCTTCAAAACTTTGAGAGGAAGGGTGAGGAGTGGGGGATGAGCAATATTAGCGGTTATTCTATACGGTGAGTGCGGTTATGTGGTGAGCATCGAATGTCAAGAGCATCCGAGCACACATCCAGAGATTGGCTCAACTATACGATGCTCACCGCACAACCACACTCACTGCAGGCGATGTTTTCATATATTATTTATGCTATCCAATGCTTGTTTTGTTAGGTTAGGTTTTCTTACTTAGTCACATGTAGCAATCcacattatttaattttattttggatgtCAAATCATGTCCTaatttagttttaaaattgTCTTGTGGTAGTCTTGATGGAGATAGTCCAACTTGATTGGACTTGAATAGACTTAATTTTCAGTTTCCAATGGATTATCTGTGGTTATGGATTAAGTAATCATAGGTTTTCATTGTAAGCAGATCAACTTTATAAACCCATATTGTGAGGCTAGTGAATCTATACCAGATTAGGTGTTAAACACATTTTCTACACAAAGTTGTAATGTTTGTCAAAGTTCCCCTTATTGGtggattttgttattttttttttcctttgttttaaaagtcatgtaaaaaaaataaaaaaactttgagtgaaacatcaatttatttagagaaaattgcattgccaccccctgaacttcggtcgttattcaacgccaccccctggacttttcgaaacgtcaaagccaccccctaaaaattcaaaaaatttcaaattggtccctgccgttagccgaccgtgagaaatgaatgaaaaccggttagtttttttctaatatacccaaaatacccccactttttttttccgCGACCTTCACCTGCAACTGCTTCACCTTCGGCTACCTCTGTTGCCATTCTCTGGGATCGCCAAAACTAGCTTATTTTAAGCTGGATCATC
It encodes the following:
- the LOC122087354 gene encoding IRK-interacting protein isoform X2, with translation MAAAAAQTFQNNEVSRQEIQSAIAKAVELRALHAALMQGSSPANIRLPGCVSPNISRPSCQFSAEDYPVFTPSYGEEPLPGYQQIRLENRTLSGNWDAYRLEGEEDDDADPSDIRKETSSCIKGFSPGPFGKDAQISPSEDRKSVISSCPNHNSILQASPGTDFFKSSRRTGSGDFKTVTTCNGCKPAVISSETDNGTKNTKNSNTVVPLTDSHLSAQPQSKQRGPIFSWLFPRLKKKQKNETSPNRAESEEVTQIFKDLGMMSIESLKKELIEANENRDAALTEVAEMKSSFGELKQKLEYLETYCEELKKSVKQTLVHGRDTQVPENPSNLAKGVKSIDGNGENAMLVRHEVMVEGFLQIVSEARLSVKQFCKTLVDQIEETDSNLMEKLNLILQPYNLTLNAKHSKALFYHLEALINQSLYQDFENCVFQKNGSPKFLDPNEDRQAQFSSFIALRNLSWNEVLRKGTKYYSEEFSRFCDQKMSSIISTLNWTRPWPEQLLQSFFVATKCIWLLHLLAFSFNPQLGILRIEENRNFDPIYMEDIFAERQKHQTPARVKVMVMPGFYVQDKVLKCKVICKYKTVA
- the LOC122087354 gene encoding IRK-interacting protein isoform X4, coding for MAAAAAQTFQNNEVSRQEIQSAIAKAVELRALHAALMQGSSPANIRLPGCVSPNISRPSCQFSAEDYPVFTPSYGEEPLPGYQQIRLENRTLSGNWDAYRLEGEEDDDADPSDIRKETSSCIKGFSPGPFGKDAQISPSEDRKSVISSCPNHNSILQASPGTDFFKSSRRTGSGDFKTVTTCNGCKPAVISSETDNGTKNTKNSNTVVPLTDSHLSAQPQSKQRGPIFSWLFPRLKKKQKNETSPNRAESEEVTQIFKDLGMMSIESLKKELIEANENRDAALTEVAEMKSSFGELKQKLEYLETYCEELKKSVKQTLVHGRDTQVPENPSNLAKGVKSIDGNGENAMLVRHEVMVEGFLQIVSEARLSVKQFCKTLVDQIEETDSNLMEKLNLILQPYNLTLNAKHSKALFYHLEALINQSLYQDFENCVFQKNGSPKFLDPNEDRQAQFSSFIALRNLSWNEVLRKGTKYYSEEFSRFCDQKMSSIISTLNWTRPWPEQLLQSFFVATKCIWLLHLLAFSFNPQLGILRIEENRNFDPIYMEDIFAERQKHQTPARVKVMVMPGFYVQDKVLK
- the LOC122087354 gene encoding IRK-interacting protein isoform X1, whose amino-acid sequence is MAAAAAQTFQNNEVSRQEIQSAIAKAVELRALHAALMQGSSPANIRLPGCVSPNISRPSCQFSAEDYPVFTPSYGEEPLPGYQQIRLENRTLSGNWDAYRLEGEEDDDADPSDIRKETSSCIKGFSPGPFGKDAQISPSEDRKSVISSCPNHNSILQASPGTDFFKSSRRTGSGDFKTVTTCNGCKPAVISSETDNGTKNTKNSNTVVPLTDSHLSAQPQSKQRGPIFSWLFPRLKKKQKNETSPNRAESEEVTQIFKDLGMMSIESLKKELIEANENRDAALTEVAEMKSSFGELKQKLEYLETYCEELKKSVKQTLVHGRDTQVPENPSNLAKGVKSIDGNGENAMLVRHEVMVEGFLQIVSEARLSVKQFCKTLVDQIEETDSNLMEKLNLILQPYNLTLNAKHSKALFYHLEALINQSLYQDFENCVFQKNGSPKFLDPNEDRQAQFSSFIALRNLSWNEVLRKGTKYYSEEFSRFCDQKMSSIISTLNWTRPWPEQLLQSFFVATKCIWLLHLLAFSFNPQLGILRIEENRNFDPIYMEDIFAERQKHQTPARVKVMVMPGFYVQDKVLKCKVIYIILVAEVKWEIKVDKIARRREAV
- the LOC122087354 gene encoding IRK-interacting protein isoform X3 is translated as MAAAAAQTFQNNEVSRQEIQSAIAKAVELRALHAALMQGSSPANIRLPGCVSPNISRPSCQFSAEDYPVFTPSYGEEPLPGYQQIRLENRTLSGNWDAYRLEGEEDDDADPSDIRKETSSCIKGFSPGPFGKDAQISPSEDRKSVISSCPNHNSILQASPGTDFFKSSRRTGSGDFKTVTTCNGCKPAVISSETDNGTKNTKNSNTVVPLTDSHLSAQPQSKQRGPIFSWLFPRLKKKQKNETSPNRAESEEVTQIFKDLGMMSIESLKKELIEANENRDAALTEVAEMKSSFGELKQKLEYLETYCEELKKSVKQTLVHGRDTQVPENPSNLAKGVKSIDGNGENAMLVRHEVMVEGFLQIVSEARLSVKQFCKTLVDQIEETDSNLMEKLNLILQPYNLTLNAKHSKALFYHLEALINQSLYQDFENCVFQKNGSPKFLDPNEDRQAQFSSFIALRNLSWNEVLRKGTKYYSEEFSRFCDQKMSSIISTLNWTRPWPEQLLQSFFVATKCIWLLHLLAFSFNPQLGILRIEENRNFDPIYMEDIFAERQKHQTPARVKVMVMPGFYVQDKVLKCKVI